From Streptomyces sp. TLI_105, the proteins below share one genomic window:
- a CDS encoding FAD/NAD(P)-binding domain-containing protein, with protein sequence MSPRPSLVIVGAGPRGTGFLERLAANLPELYGDEPLDVHLVDPHPPGPGRIWRTAQSPLLWMNSRAEDVTMFTDETVDMAGPVTPGPTVAEWAGLDGRAFPTRSQQGAYLRWVYERARAALPASVTLHEHRTTALRVSGPRDGRQRVWLEGTAVPLLADLVVLTVGHLDAEPDGEQRRLADFAARHRLVHLPPDFTADADLAALPAGEPVLVRGFGLAFVDLMVLLTEGRGGRYEGEGDELVYVPSGKEPVLHVGSRRGVPYHSKIGYVLDGERPPLPRYFGTEQTDALLRRTGPIDFRRDVWPLIDKELGWAHYHRLFSTHPERTALAWSDFEQAYDEALPRGAELAAVVAAAVPDPADRLDLDALDHPLDGIRYDSAEALQQGLRDYITEDLTRRHDPAHSADAAVFAGLLSVYGQLLRLGKRLDPGAWWHGFFSYLASGPPGPRLRQLLALSRAGVVRFLGPWVTVETDEERGLFRAGSTALPGEWTEARALVEARIPDPTLELTGSPLLRALYEEGTRATPGGLLVVDPVDGRILEHDGRPHPRRFALGPHTTARTGSAFTRPRTGGVAFGQNDVTARAALTFLRDRECRLPLPLSA encoded by the coding sequence ATGAGCCCGCGCCCCTCCCTGGTGATCGTGGGCGCCGGGCCGCGGGGGACCGGCTTCCTCGAACGGCTCGCCGCCAACCTGCCCGAGCTGTACGGCGACGAGCCCCTCGACGTCCACCTCGTCGACCCGCACCCGCCGGGCCCCGGCCGCATCTGGCGCACCGCGCAGTCCCCGCTGCTCTGGATGAACTCCCGGGCCGAGGACGTCACCATGTTCACCGACGAGACCGTGGACATGGCGGGGCCCGTCACGCCAGGACCCACGGTCGCCGAATGGGCCGGCCTCGACGGCCGCGCCTTCCCCACCCGCTCCCAGCAGGGCGCCTATCTGCGCTGGGTGTACGAGCGGGCCCGCGCCGCCCTGCCCGCCTCCGTCACCCTCCACGAGCACCGCACCACCGCCCTGCGGGTCAGCGGCCCCCGCGACGGACGCCAGCGGGTCTGGCTGGAGGGCACCGCCGTCCCCCTCCTCGCCGACCTCGTCGTCCTCACCGTCGGCCACCTCGACGCCGAACCCGACGGGGAGCAGCGGCGGCTCGCCGACTTCGCCGCCCGCCACCGGCTCGTCCACCTCCCGCCCGACTTCACCGCCGACGCCGACCTCGCCGCCCTCCCCGCCGGCGAACCCGTCCTCGTCCGCGGTTTCGGCCTCGCCTTCGTCGACCTGATGGTGCTGCTCACCGAGGGCCGCGGCGGACGGTACGAGGGCGAGGGCGACGAGCTCGTCTACGTCCCCTCCGGCAAGGAGCCGGTGCTGCACGTCGGATCGCGCCGGGGCGTCCCGTACCACTCGAAGATCGGTTACGTCCTCGACGGCGAACGGCCCCCGCTGCCCCGCTACTTCGGCACCGAGCAGACCGACGCCCTGCTCCGGCGCACCGGACCGATCGACTTCCGGCGCGACGTGTGGCCGCTCATCGACAAGGAGCTCGGCTGGGCCCACTACCACCGGCTCTTCTCCACCCATCCCGAGCGGACCGCGCTCGCCTGGAGCGACTTCGAGCAGGCCTACGACGAGGCGCTGCCGCGCGGGGCCGAACTCGCCGCGGTCGTCGCCGCCGCCGTCCCCGACCCCGCCGACCGGCTCGACCTCGACGCCCTCGACCACCCCCTGGACGGCATCCGCTACGACTCCGCCGAAGCCCTCCAGCAGGGCCTGCGCGACTACATCACCGAGGACCTGACCCGCCGCCACGACCCCGCCCACAGCGCCGACGCCGCCGTCTTCGCCGGACTGCTCTCCGTCTACGGCCAGCTCCTGCGCCTCGGCAAGCGCCTGGACCCCGGCGCCTGGTGGCACGGCTTCTTCAGCTACCTCGCCTCCGGGCCGCCCGGCCCCCGGCTGCGGCAGCTCCTCGCGCTCTCCCGCGCCGGCGTCGTCCGCTTCCTCGGCCCGTGGGTCACCGTCGAGACCGACGAGGAACGCGGTCTCTTCCGGGCCGGATCCACCGCCCTGCCGGGCGAGTGGACCGAGGCCCGCGCCCTCGTCGAGGCCCGGATCCCCGACCCCACCCTGGAGCTCACCGGCAGCCCGCTGCTCCGCGCCCTGTACGAGGAGGGGACCCGCGCCACCCCCGGCGGCCTCCTCGTCGTCGACCCCGTCGACGGCCGGATCCTGGAGCACGACGGACGCCCGCACCCGCGCCGCTTCGCGCTCGGCCCGCACACCACCGCCCGCACCGGCAGCGCCTTCACCCGGCCCCGTACCGGCGGGGTCGCCTTCGGGCAGAACGACGTCACCGCGCGGGCCGCCCTGACCTTCCTGCGCGACCGGGAGTGTCGGCTCCCCCTCCCGCTGAGCGCCTGA
- a CDS encoding LLM class flavin-dependent oxidoreductase: MTSTRPLHLAAELAASSGRARPGPDTAARTAALARLAEAAALDFLTHDDSFGGPGLDALAVLARIAPETRSVGLVPTVTTTHTEPFHVQAAVATLDWVSRGRAGWRIAVSPTGAEARLLGRRPAPPAAELWQEAGEVAEVSRKLWDSWEDDAEIRDVATGRFVDRRKLHHVNFQGATFSVKGPSIVPRPPQGNPVTVVDATRPAARDTAAHHADVALIRAASAEEAAALRAELHRGARAHGRDPGQLRVLLSLAVDLDAYEGGAGALAELIAGWHGGGAVDGFHLVPAVPERDLERFAAVTVPRLRDRGLFRTAYEGATLRDHLGLVRPVSQYATTGASA; this comes from the coding sequence ATGACCAGCACCCGACCGCTCCACCTCGCCGCCGAGCTCGCCGCGAGCTCCGGCCGGGCCCGCCCCGGCCCGGACACCGCCGCCCGTACGGCCGCGCTCGCCCGGCTCGCCGAGGCCGCCGCGCTCGACTTCCTCACCCACGACGACTCCTTCGGCGGGCCCGGCCTCGACGCGCTCGCCGTCCTCGCCCGGATCGCCCCCGAGACCCGCTCCGTCGGCCTCGTGCCGACCGTCACCACCACCCACACCGAGCCCTTCCACGTCCAGGCCGCCGTCGCCACCCTCGACTGGGTGAGCCGGGGCCGGGCGGGCTGGCGCATCGCGGTCTCCCCGACCGGGGCCGAGGCCCGGCTCCTCGGCCGCCGCCCGGCGCCGCCCGCCGCCGAGCTCTGGCAGGAGGCGGGAGAGGTCGCCGAGGTCTCCCGGAAGCTGTGGGACAGCTGGGAGGACGACGCCGAGATACGGGACGTGGCGACCGGACGGTTCGTCGACCGCCGCAAGCTGCACCACGTGAACTTCCAGGGCGCGACCTTCTCGGTCAAGGGCCCCTCGATCGTGCCCCGGCCCCCGCAGGGCAATCCGGTGACCGTCGTCGACGCCACCCGCCCGGCCGCCCGGGACACCGCGGCCCACCACGCCGACGTGGCCCTGATCAGGGCCGCCTCCGCCGAGGAGGCCGCCGCGCTGCGCGCCGAACTGCACCGGGGGGCCCGCGCCCACGGCCGGGACCCCGGGCAGCTGCGCGTCCTGCTCTCGCTGGCCGTCGACCTCGACGCGTACGAGGGCGGGGCCGGGGCGCTCGCCGAGCTGATCGCCGGCTGGCACGGGGGCGGCGCGGTCGACGGCTTCCACCTCGTGCCGGCCGTGCCGGAGCGGGACCTGGAGCGGTTCGCCGCGGTGACCGTGCCCCGGCTCAGGGACCGCGGCCTGTTCCGTACGGCCTACGAGGGCGCCACCCTCCGCGACCACCTGGGACTCGTCCGGCCGGTCAGCCAGTACGCGACGACGGGGGCGTCCGCATGA
- a CDS encoding amino acid ABC transporter permease yields the protein MSLTSDPPVTKDPVTTPPASAELVVVPVRHPWRWAAVAATAVLLVQFAHGLVTNPGWEWDVFVAFFTTETILRAVWVTLQLTFYGTALGFAIGILLAFMRLSASPFLRSVAFGYIWAFRSIPLIVQLLFWFNLAYLYKELSIGIPFGPGFVSFDTMGLVGEMSAAVLGLALHQAAYAAEIVRGGVLAVDEGQSEAAAALGIPRLRQVRRIVLPQAMRSILPNAANEIISLFKGTSIVSVMAISELFYQVQVVYGRNGRVVPLLMVATAWYVLLTTALSVVQHYVERHYAKGSAR from the coding sequence ATGTCTCTCACCAGCGATCCGCCCGTCACGAAGGACCCCGTCACCACGCCGCCCGCGTCCGCCGAACTCGTGGTCGTCCCGGTGCGCCACCCCTGGCGCTGGGCGGCCGTCGCCGCCACCGCCGTGCTGCTCGTCCAGTTCGCCCACGGGCTCGTCACCAACCCCGGCTGGGAATGGGACGTCTTCGTCGCCTTCTTCACCACCGAGACGATCCTCCGCGCCGTCTGGGTCACCCTCCAGCTCACCTTCTACGGCACCGCGCTCGGCTTCGCGATCGGCATCCTGCTCGCCTTCATGCGCCTGTCCGCCAGCCCGTTCCTGCGGTCGGTCGCCTTCGGCTACATCTGGGCCTTCCGCTCCATCCCGCTCATCGTCCAGCTGCTCTTCTGGTTCAACCTGGCCTACCTCTACAAGGAACTGAGCATCGGCATCCCCTTCGGGCCGGGCTTCGTCTCCTTCGACACGATGGGCCTCGTCGGCGAGATGAGCGCCGCCGTCCTCGGCCTCGCCCTGCACCAGGCGGCCTACGCGGCGGAGATCGTCCGGGGCGGTGTGCTCGCCGTGGACGAGGGCCAGTCGGAGGCAGCCGCCGCCCTCGGCATCCCCAGGCTCCGGCAGGTGCGACGGATCGTGCTGCCGCAGGCGATGCGCTCGATCCTGCCCAACGCCGCCAACGAGATCATCTCGCTCTTCAAGGGCACCTCGATCGTCTCCGTCATGGCGATCAGTGAACTCTTCTACCAGGTCCAGGTCGTCTACGGCCGCAACGGCCGCGTCGTCCCGCTCCTGATGGTCGCCACCGCCTGGTACGTCCTGCTCACCACCGCGCTCTCCGTCGTCCAGCACTACGTCGAACGCCACTACGCGAAGGGGAGCGCCCGATGA
- a CDS encoding ABC transporter substrate-binding protein produces the protein MKTRRTVLTALASLTALGLLTACGSGDAAVGEIKPEGQKDTGINVSPNQNRVHTAKVDAIAAKLPAAVRERGTLILGVSAKSNPPLAFRATDDKTLIGVEVDLATLVADTLGLKPEFNPVSWENLFVGLDSGKYDGVFSNVTVTEERKDKYDFATYRLDDLAFEAKKGSGWTVKGPEDVSGKRIAVGSGTNQEKILVDWSRQNEKAGRKGVDIKYYDNTTDYYLALQSGRIDGYLGPNPTVAYHVASAGQTEAVGKFSGAGAGLQGKIAATTKKDSGLVAAYAAAIDHIVENGTYAQVLKRWGLSNEAVEKSEINPPGLPRTKN, from the coding sequence ATGAAGACCCGTCGCACCGTCCTCACCGCCCTCGCCTCGCTCACCGCCCTCGGGCTCCTCACCGCCTGCGGCTCGGGCGACGCCGCCGTCGGCGAGATCAAGCCGGAGGGACAGAAGGACACCGGCATCAACGTGTCCCCGAACCAGAACCGCGTCCACACCGCCAAGGTCGACGCGATCGCCGCCAAGCTGCCCGCGGCCGTCCGCGAGAGAGGCACCCTGATCCTCGGCGTCTCCGCCAAGAGCAATCCACCGCTCGCCTTCCGCGCCACCGACGACAAGACGCTGATCGGCGTCGAGGTCGACCTCGCCACCCTGGTCGCCGACACCCTCGGCCTGAAGCCCGAGTTCAACCCGGTCTCCTGGGAGAACCTCTTCGTCGGCCTGGACAGCGGCAAGTACGACGGCGTCTTCTCCAACGTCACCGTCACCGAGGAGCGCAAGGACAAGTACGACTTCGCGACCTACCGCCTCGACGACCTCGCCTTCGAGGCGAAGAAGGGGTCCGGCTGGACGGTGAAGGGCCCCGAGGACGTGTCGGGCAAGCGGATCGCCGTCGGCAGCGGCACCAACCAGGAGAAGATCCTCGTCGACTGGTCCCGGCAGAACGAGAAGGCGGGCCGCAAGGGCGTCGACATCAAGTACTACGACAACACCACCGACTACTACCTCGCCCTCCAGTCCGGCCGGATCGACGGCTACCTCGGCCCCAACCCGACCGTCGCCTACCACGTGGCCTCCGCCGGACAGACCGAGGCCGTCGGCAAGTTCTCCGGAGCGGGCGCCGGACTCCAGGGCAAGATCGCGGCCACCACGAAGAAGGACAGCGGCCTGGTCGCCGCCTACGCGGCCGCGATCGACCACATCGTCGAGAACGGCACCTACGCGCAGGTCCTCAAGCGGTGGGGGCTGAGCAACGAGGCCGTGGAGAAGTCGGAGATCAACCCGCCCGGCCTGCCCCGCACCAAGAACTGA
- a CDS encoding amino acid ABC transporter ATP-binding protein, producing the protein MSSVTATATATATATAKVEIRSVHKRFGALHVLRGIDLDVRAGEVTVVLGPSGSGKSTLLRTINHLEKVDSGTVGVDGVLVGYRRSGNKLYELREREILKQRTRIGFVFQNFHLFPHLTVLENIVEAPISALKRPRKDAEAAARKLLERVGLADKAEAYPKQLSGGQQQRVAIARALALEPSLLLFDEPTSALDPELVGEVLDVIKDLAASGTTMIVVTHEIGFAREVADTVVFMDEGRIVEQGSPAEVLDSPRHERTRAFLSKVL; encoded by the coding sequence ATGAGCTCCGTCACCGCAACCGCAACCGCAACCGCCACCGCAACCGCCAAGGTCGAGATCCGCTCCGTCCACAAGCGCTTCGGCGCCCTCCACGTCCTGCGCGGCATCGACCTCGACGTCCGGGCCGGCGAGGTCACCGTCGTCCTCGGCCCCTCGGGCTCCGGCAAGTCCACCCTGCTGCGCACCATCAACCACCTGGAGAAGGTCGACAGCGGCACGGTCGGCGTGGACGGCGTCCTCGTGGGCTACCGCCGCTCCGGGAACAAGCTCTACGAGCTGCGCGAGCGCGAGATCCTCAAGCAGCGCACCCGGATCGGCTTCGTCTTCCAGAACTTCCACCTCTTCCCGCACCTCACCGTCCTGGAGAACATCGTCGAGGCGCCGATCTCGGCCCTGAAGCGCCCCCGCAAGGACGCCGAGGCCGCCGCCCGGAAGCTGCTCGAACGGGTGGGTCTCGCCGACAAGGCGGAGGCGTACCCCAAGCAGCTCTCCGGCGGACAGCAGCAGCGGGTCGCCATCGCCCGCGCGCTCGCCCTGGAGCCGAGCCTGCTCCTCTTCGACGAGCCGACCTCCGCGCTCGACCCCGAACTCGTCGGCGAGGTCCTCGACGTCATCAAGGACCTGGCCGCGTCCGGCACCACCATGATCGTCGTCACCCACGAGATCGGCTTCGCCCGCGAGGTCGCCGACACCGTGGTCTTCATGGACGAGGGCCGGATCGTCGAGCAGGGCTCGCCGGCCGAGGTGCTCGACAGCCCGCGCCACGAGCGGACCCGCGCCTTCCTTTCCAAGGTCCTCTGA